Proteins from one Hydrogenivirga caldilitoris genomic window:
- a CDS encoding DUF3467 domain-containing protein, which translates to MKNPFKELHRFMNWKDKFLNDYEKIESSDLDLVRDEVREFLGREPDDRLLKAVRSMYVGGMERRVEDPEIRRWTNWAAVKTYKTFNEFPILSDTELAFVFYSIGKLFVPLLMHERGVKSEAFRRLSQEEQEEAVFDELDTIWETQLTLILQALQFLDLNSIRK; encoded by the coding sequence ATGAAAAACCCCTTTAAAGAGCTTCACCGTTTTATGAACTGGAAGGATAAGTTCCTTAATGACTATGAGAAGATTGAAAGTTCAGACCTTGATCTTGTGAGGGATGAGGTAAGAGAGTTCCTGGGTAGAGAGCCTGACGATAGGCTCCTCAAAGCTGTCAGATCCATGTACGTTGGAGGTATGGAAAGGAGAGTTGAAGACCCCGAGATAAGACGGTGGACCAACTGGGCTGCTGTAAAAACCTATAAAACCTTTAACGAGTTCCCGATACTCTCCGATACGGAGCTGGCTTTCGTATTTTACTCAATAGGGAAGCTCTTTGTTCCTCTCCTCATGCACGAAAGGGGTGTGAAGTCAGAGGCTTTCAGGAGGCTTTCTCAGGAAGAGCAAGAAGAAGCTGTTTTTGATGAGCTTGATACAATATGGGAAACACAGCTAACCCTTATACTCCAGGCTCTTCAGTTTCTTGACTTGAACTCTATTAGAAAGTGA
- the mobB gene encoding molybdopterin-guanine dinucleotide biosynthesis protein B: MKVIAIVGYHNTGKTTLIKELVKELKRIGYKVGYIKHDPKGHGKTDKEGSDTDKLFKEVEKVALLSPGRMTLWEKREDDPIKVVKEYFAGFDIVVLEGFKSLKDIPKVAIGEVGADNVILRVEGLKDVAHIIELLKGMEDNL, encoded by the coding sequence ATGAAAGTTATTGCAATCGTGGGATATCACAATACAGGGAAAACTACTCTTATAAAGGAGCTCGTTAAAGAGCTTAAGAGGATAGGCTACAAGGTAGGTTACATAAAGCATGACCCGAAAGGACATGGAAAGACGGATAAGGAAGGCTCAGACACGGATAAACTTTTTAAAGAGGTTGAAAAGGTTGCCCTTCTCTCTCCAGGCAGAATGACCCTCTGGGAGAAACGGGAAGATGACCCCATAAAGGTTGTTAAAGAGTACTTTGCGGGGTTTGATATAGTTGTACTTGAAGGGTTCAAGAGCTTGAAGGACATTCCTAAGGTTGCTATCGGTGAAGTTGGTGCTGACAATGTGATTCTCAGAGTTGAAGGTCTGAAGGATGTAGCTCATATTATAGAATTACTTAAGGGTATGGAGGATAACCTATGA
- a CDS encoding sigma-70 family RNA polymerase sigma factor, whose protein sequence is MKNPYSYGEKEREELVLKYLPLVKSIAFTIKRHIPPTIDVRDLIGHSIIGLMKALEKLDTQKNPESYLKIRIRGAIYDYLRSLDFGSRRIREKERRIREALRELTEELGREPTDEEIAEHLGEDLEVLQHDLSRISFSYILNLEDIFTEERRNYEEVISSRRADVEEEVVRKDLIEKLKEAIEKLDEREKLVIQLIFYEELPLKEIAQILNCSISRVSQIKGEAIEKLKKLMKDF, encoded by the coding sequence ATGAAGAATCCCTATTCTTACGGAGAAAAGGAACGAGAGGAGCTCGTATTAAAGTACCTTCCCTTAGTTAAAAGCATAGCTTTCACCATAAAAAGACACATACCACCCACAATAGATGTAAGGGATTTAATAGGGCATAGCATAATCGGACTGATGAAGGCTCTTGAAAAGCTTGATACCCAAAAGAATCCCGAAAGTTATCTTAAAATCAGGATAAGGGGAGCTATATACGACTATCTGAGAAGCCTTGACTTTGGAAGCAGAAGAATAAGGGAGAAGGAGAGGAGGATAAGGGAAGCTCTCAGGGAGCTTACCGAGGAATTGGGAAGGGAGCCTACCGATGAGGAGATAGCGGAGCACCTTGGAGAGGACCTTGAAGTCCTACAGCATGACCTTAGCAGGATATCCTTCTCTTACATACTCAACCTTGAGGACATATTTACAGAGGAAAGGAGGAATTACGAAGAGGTCATAAGCTCAAGGAGAGCAGACGTTGAAGAGGAGGTGGTAAGGAAAGACCTCATAGAAAAGCTGAAAGAGGCCATAGAAAAGCTTGATGAGAGGGAAAAGCTCGTAATACAGCTCATATTTTACGAGGAGTTGCCCTTAAAAGAGATAGCTCAGATACTGAATTGTTCTATATCGCGTGTATCCCAGATAAAGGGAGAAGCTATAGAGAAGTTGAAGAAGCTCATGAAAGATTTTTAG
- the phoU gene encoding phosphate signaling complex protein PhoU, whose product MKFFEELEETKGLVVKMAKLVQNAIDKAIKSLNEQSVELAEEIIKGDDEIDSLEVDIERRCIRMIALYQPEASDLRLVMGIYKIVSDLERMGDEAENIAERSIFLAQEPPLKPYVNLTLMAEAVKEMVNDSVISFLQRDTMLAKKIIEKDDMIDELYHQLERELITYVMEDPRNIKRVIHLSFVARHFERIADHAENISEMAIYWAEGELIKHHRIKEEEGEA is encoded by the coding sequence ATGAAGTTCTTTGAGGAGCTGGAAGAAACTAAAGGTCTTGTGGTTAAGATGGCTAAGCTTGTTCAGAATGCAATAGACAAAGCGATAAAGTCTCTTAACGAACAGAGTGTGGAGCTTGCGGAAGAGATCATAAAAGGCGACGATGAGATAGACTCCCTAGAGGTTGATATAGAAAGAAGGTGTATAAGGATGATAGCCCTTTATCAACCGGAAGCTTCAGATTTAAGACTCGTTATGGGTATATACAAGATAGTTTCTGACCTGGAAAGGATGGGAGATGAAGCCGAGAACATAGCGGAGCGCTCCATATTCCTGGCTCAGGAACCACCCCTCAAGCCTTACGTGAATCTAACCCTAATGGCGGAAGCTGTTAAAGAGATGGTAAACGACAGTGTTATAAGCTTCCTCCAGAGGGACACGATGCTGGCTAAAAAGATAATAGAGAAAGATGACATGATAGATGAGCTCTACCATCAGCTAGAGAGGGAGCTTATCACCTACGTTATGGAGGACCCAAGAAATATAAAGAGGGTCATACACCTATCTTTCGTAGCAAGACACTTTGAAAGGATAGCTGACCATGCGGAAAACATATCGGAAATGGCTATATACTGGGCTGAGGGAGAGCTTATAAAACATCACAGGATAAAAGAAGAGGAAGGTGAAGCGTAA
- the trmD gene encoding tRNA (guanosine(37)-N1)-methyltransferase TrmD, giving the protein MEFYVFTIFPRVVECYAEFGIVRQAINKGKVVIRTIDVRKFAPKGQVDDTAYGGFPGMVLKPEPIFRAYEHVVENYGKPYVLITEPWGRRVDQSFIEGLLKKEKVAIICGRYEGVDERVKSIVDEEVSVGDLILSGGELVALTVIDAVSRLIPGVLSEPRSIEEDSYKGRWLGYPVYTRPREFMGMKVPDVLLSGNHQLIELWKLWHKIENTLRKRPDLIPRDLTEEELEIMESIKKGMSFEEWLRSKNLS; this is encoded by the coding sequence ATGGAGTTTTACGTTTTTACGATTTTCCCCAGGGTGGTGGAATGCTATGCTGAGTTTGGTATAGTTCGCCAAGCTATAAATAAGGGGAAGGTAGTTATCAGGACCATTGATGTAAGGAAATTTGCCCCTAAAGGGCAGGTGGATGATACGGCTTACGGTGGGTTTCCGGGAATGGTCCTGAAACCTGAACCTATATTTAGGGCTTATGAACACGTTGTAGAAAACTATGGCAAGCCCTATGTGTTGATAACAGAACCCTGGGGCAGGAGAGTTGATCAGAGCTTTATAGAAGGGCTTTTGAAGAAGGAGAAGGTAGCGATAATCTGTGGAAGGTACGAGGGAGTGGACGAGAGGGTAAAGTCTATAGTGGACGAGGAGGTATCAGTGGGAGACCTTATACTGAGCGGTGGTGAACTCGTCGCACTGACTGTTATAGACGCCGTGAGCAGACTTATACCTGGTGTTTTAAGCGAACCACGGAGTATAGAGGAGGATTCCTATAAGGGTAGATGGTTGGGATACCCTGTTTATACAAGGCCGAGAGAATTCATGGGTATGAAGGTGCCTGATGTTCTACTTTCGGGCAACCACCAACTTATTGAACTTTGGAAGTTATGGCACAAAATAGAGAACACTTTAAGGAAGAGACCGGACCTCATCCCACGAGACCTTACAGAGGAGGAGCTTGAGATTATGGAGAGTATAAAGAAAGGTATGAGCTTTGAAGAGTGGTTGAGGTCTAAAAATCTTTCATGA
- a CDS encoding tyrosine-type recombinase/integrase → MEVLELWEKNLMRTKSQRTTEAYLRHVKNFLSTTQILDEDSLIKVSSAQIFKYADSANLGPTSMLANLSALKHFFKFLLRREYIDRDRFTDIEQAIEEIREELNAKKNPNYPKALTKEEVDRIFSAVRGKRYEKIYSLFLYSGIRLGEFEHLSRNNFYLDKSGILWIRLEPYMTKRNKGRLAPVLAPNRNETYSVTDKLLKWIENYEENFSVKRGVLQVYTDRLSKRLSIPFSIHSFRHTYITNLVNSGFPVEVVKEFAGHSNIKTTIETYYKFSQRRAEELVRNFLTG, encoded by the coding sequence ATGGAGGTTCTTGAGCTTTGGGAAAAAAACCTAATGAGGACAAAGAGCCAGAGGACAACTGAGGCTTACCTCAGACATGTTAAGAACTTCCTCAGCACAACCCAGATTCTGGATGAGGACAGTCTTATAAAGGTTTCATCGGCACAGATATTTAAGTATGCTGACAGCGCAAACCTAGGTCCCACTTCAATGCTTGCAAACCTCTCAGCCCTTAAGCATTTCTTCAAGTTTCTTCTCAGAAGGGAATACATAGACAGGGATAGGTTCACGGATATAGAGCAGGCGATAGAGGAGATAAGGGAAGAGCTGAATGCGAAGAAGAACCCCAACTACCCAAAAGCCTTAACCAAAGAGGAAGTTGACAGGATATTTAGTGCTGTCAGAGGAAAGAGGTATGAGAAGATATACTCCCTATTTCTATACAGCGGAATAAGACTTGGAGAGTTTGAACATCTCAGCAGGAACAACTTCTACCTGGACAAGAGCGGGATACTGTGGATAAGGCTTGAACCTTATATGACAAAGAGAAACAAGGGAAGGCTTGCCCCCGTGCTTGCTCCCAATAGAAATGAGACTTACAGCGTAACCGATAAATTACTCAAATGGATAGAGAATTATGAGGAAAACTTCTCTGTAAAGAGGGGAGTACTTCAGGTTTACACGGACAGACTATCAAAAAGGTTAAGCATTCCTTTCAGCATACACAGCTTCAGACATACTTATATAACCAACCTTGTAAACAGCGGCTTTCCCGTAGAAGTAGTTAAAGAGTTTGCAGGGCACTCAAATATAAAGACAACTATAGAAACTTACTATAAGTTTAGCCAGAGGAGGGCGGAAGAGCTGGTCAGGAACTTCCTCACAGGATAA
- the def gene encoding peptide deformylase, producing the protein MVRDIVTYPADVLTKPTDKVGAIDTEIKKLIRDMFDTMYNAEGVGLAANQIGVPLSIMVIDTTPKEDAPDLKLVLINPEVIAEEGKIKYKEGCLSFPGLSVEVERARKVKVKALNEHGEPVEIELVDFPAIVFQHELDHLKGITFIDRLKGWRRRLALEKYRKLQKEAEKV; encoded by the coding sequence ATGGTTAGAGATATAGTTACATATCCGGCAGATGTGCTGACAAAGCCTACCGATAAGGTGGGTGCTATTGATACTGAGATAAAAAAGCTCATAAGGGATATGTTTGATACTATGTACAATGCAGAAGGTGTTGGCCTTGCTGCAAATCAGATAGGGGTTCCCCTCAGCATAATGGTTATAGATACAACTCCCAAGGAAGATGCTCCAGACCTTAAACTGGTCCTGATAAATCCGGAAGTTATCGCTGAAGAGGGGAAGATAAAGTACAAAGAGGGGTGCCTTTCCTTCCCAGGGTTAAGCGTTGAGGTGGAGAGGGCAAGAAAGGTCAAGGTAAAAGCCCTCAATGAGCACGGAGAACCTGTTGAAATAGAACTGGTAGATTTCCCCGCTATAGTTTTCCAACATGAGCTTGACCACCTTAAAGGTATAACCTTTATAGATAGACTAAAAGGTTGGAGGAGAAGGCTTGCCCTGGAAAAGTACAGGAAGCTACAAAAGGAGGCTGAAAAGGTTTGA
- the deoC gene encoding deoxyribose-phosphate aldolase, with amino-acid sequence MDIRSYIDNSILKPYVSESEVEKFVRDSARVGFYAVCVNPYHVKLAKEVGTDRIKVCSVVGFPLGLNTKEVKVHEAVRAVEDGADEIDMVMNISAFKEKRYRYVEEELKAVKRECGVPLKVIIETCYLDQNEKVKAVEICVQAGVDFVKTSTGFGSGGATVEDVKLIKEIGGNRIKVKAAGGIKDLATAIAMIKAGADRLGTSSGFEIYKEAQGG; translated from the coding sequence ATGGACATAAGAAGCTACATAGATAACTCTATACTCAAGCCTTACGTGAGTGAAAGCGAAGTGGAAAAGTTCGTGAGGGACTCGGCTCGCGTAGGATTCTATGCTGTCTGTGTAAATCCCTATCACGTAAAACTCGCAAAGGAGGTAGGGACAGACAGGATTAAAGTGTGTTCCGTGGTGGGTTTTCCCTTAGGACTGAATACTAAAGAGGTTAAGGTTCATGAAGCTGTAAGAGCCGTAGAAGACGGAGCTGATGAGATAGATATGGTTATGAACATATCTGCCTTTAAGGAGAAAAGGTACAGGTACGTTGAAGAGGAGCTAAAGGCAGTAAAGAGGGAATGTGGCGTGCCTTTAAAGGTAATAATAGAAACCTGCTATCTGGACCAGAATGAGAAAGTGAAAGCTGTTGAGATATGTGTTCAAGCTGGTGTAGATTTTGTAAAGACCTCTACAGGGTTTGGTAGTGGAGGTGCCACCGTTGAAGATGTAAAACTGATAAAGGAGATAGGTGGAAACAGGATAAAAGTGAAAGCGGCCGGTGGGATAAAAGACCTTGCAACAGCTATAGCTATGATTAAAGCCGGTGCGGACCGGTTGGGGACAAGCAGCGGTTTTGAGATTTACAAGGAAGCCCAGGGAGGTTAA
- a CDS encoding nucleoside phosphorylase, with amino-acid sequence MREQPFHLPDLPIMNHKVYHLNLSPGELAPDILIVGDPNRVSFIAENFLRGVDINKEHRGLRTITGYTDWGQRVSITTSGMGTPSLEIVLNEVVALHEIDFYEGKRKEEFPTINIIRVGTSGGLQPDTELGTLVITEYSVGLDNTGLFYDAPIPDENCQKLEKVVKDVIEGAIPESSRFKGKIEPYASKAHPAVVKALIESAQENTANFKSGITVSNSGFFANQGRSVSRIPLTVPDIDVHLSRAESGLKDLRFENMEMEASFLLHFMFPLGHRAGAICPIIDKRPEEKFLINYQEKIIEAAKVALQALRRLREWT; translated from the coding sequence ATGAGGGAGCAACCCTTTCATTTACCTGACCTTCCTATAATGAACCATAAAGTTTACCACCTGAACCTATCTCCCGGAGAGCTCGCACCGGACATACTTATAGTAGGAGACCCAAATAGAGTATCCTTCATAGCGGAAAATTTCCTTCGGGGTGTGGATATAAACAAGGAGCATAGGGGATTGAGAACGATTACAGGTTACACCGACTGGGGACAAAGGGTATCAATAACAACCTCCGGAATGGGAACACCCTCCTTAGAGATAGTTCTAAACGAGGTGGTTGCCTTACACGAGATAGATTTCTACGAAGGAAAAAGAAAGGAAGAATTTCCAACCATAAACATAATCAGAGTCGGGACTTCAGGAGGTCTTCAACCAGATACAGAGCTCGGGACGCTGGTTATAACAGAGTATTCTGTAGGTCTGGACAACACGGGGCTCTTCTACGATGCACCCATCCCAGACGAAAACTGCCAAAAGCTTGAGAAGGTAGTCAAGGATGTTATAGAAGGAGCCATACCCGAAAGCTCCAGATTTAAAGGCAAGATAGAACCTTACGCTTCAAAGGCACACCCAGCTGTGGTTAAAGCTCTAATTGAATCCGCACAAGAGAATACCGCGAACTTCAAAAGCGGAATAACCGTCTCCAACTCGGGTTTCTTTGCAAATCAAGGTAGGTCTGTTTCCAGGATACCTCTGACCGTCCCGGATATAGATGTCCATTTATCCAGGGCTGAAAGTGGTTTGAAGGACCTGAGGTTTGAGAACATGGAAATGGAGGCGAGCTTTCTACTTCACTTCATGTTTCCTCTTGGACATAGAGCCGGTGCCATATGCCCCATAATTGATAAGAGGCCAGAAGAGAAGTTTCTCATAAACTATCAGGAGAAGATTATAGAAGCTGCAAAGGTAGCTTTACAGGCGCTCAGGAGGTTGAGAGAATGGACATAA
- a CDS encoding MinD/ParA family protein, translated as MSLNQQATHLRHREGAETGTKYLAIASGKGGVGKTILSLSIGKSLSNSGKKVLIIDADFGLSNIHLMLGITPQKNLAHFFFGDASFEQIVVKVEDNFSFISSGNGIYELAKLPKEQVINLIRRLQELAEDNYDYVIFDTPPGIHDDTIAVVSSADFPLIITTPEPTAVADAYALIKIINRENETENFYLVVNKVENDNEGKKVYESIKLLTERYTTAKLNHVGNIRYRKTLIRKIIEQNPFESGFMDDVYNILSNMSVDVLPRRRGFWESVMSRLLRK; from the coding sequence ATGAGCTTGAATCAGCAGGCAACTCACCTGAGGCATAGGGAAGGTGCCGAAACCGGTACCAAGTACCTCGCCATAGCGAGCGGTAAAGGTGGTGTTGGAAAGACCATCTTATCTTTGAGCATAGGTAAGAGCCTGTCCAATAGTGGCAAAAAGGTTCTCATAATAGATGCGGATTTTGGATTGAGTAACATTCACTTGATGCTTGGTATTACACCCCAGAAGAATCTCGCCCACTTCTTCTTCGGCGACGCCTCCTTTGAACAGATAGTTGTGAAGGTTGAGGATAACTTCTCCTTCATATCAAGCGGTAATGGTATCTACGAACTTGCAAAGCTGCCAAAGGAGCAGGTTATAAACCTGATAAGGAGACTCCAGGAGCTTGCGGAAGACAACTACGATTATGTGATATTTGATACCCCACCGGGAATACATGACGATACCATAGCTGTTGTTTCCTCCGCCGACTTTCCTCTTATAATAACCACCCCTGAACCGACCGCCGTTGCAGATGCATACGCCCTAATTAAGATAATAAACAGGGAAAACGAGACTGAGAACTTTTACCTCGTAGTCAACAAGGTTGAAAACGATAACGAGGGTAAAAAGGTCTATGAGAGCATAAAGCTTTTAACGGAAAGGTACACGACCGCAAAACTCAACCACGTGGGAAATATAAGGTACAGAAAGACCCTCATAAGGAAGATTATTGAACAGAATCCCTTTGAAAGCGGTTTTATGGATGATGTGTATAATATTCTATCCAACATGAGTGTTGACGTGCTGCCCAGGAGGAGAGGCTTCTGGGAGAGTGTAATGTCAAGGTTGCTTAGGAAATGA
- the flhF gene encoding flagellar biosynthesis protein FlhF, which translates to MKTEKIIVSSLQEAVEELKRTYGDNAVVLSSRIVKRKRWSLIPFFKTTLLEVTVGIPEKEGEFQKEFEEKIRVYEELEKLKSTLSEVMKTVRTQDEEREAQRTNVNEGLSMRAQRVLSRMVYRGVRKDIARRLVEEACGYDIELGKLDFKEDIYPSLIESLRKNIVIEGEKIFNSTPRIMVLIGPTGVGKTTTIAKLSYLFKRAGKRPGVITLDSYRVGAVEQLRAFINIMELPFRVADTPEEFLKSLNDMENRDLILVDTAGRSQHDKLRLNELKLFLESTETQIYLTLSANLSELVMYEVIMQFGMFPIRGLIFSKLDETSYPGNVINVAYRTKLPILCFTTGQTVPDDIVMADYEVLAKLMLEEKHELESAGNSPEA; encoded by the coding sequence ATGAAGACTGAAAAGATAATAGTTAGCTCTTTACAGGAGGCTGTGGAGGAGTTAAAAAGAACATACGGGGACAATGCTGTAGTTCTTTCGTCAAGGATAGTAAAGAGAAAGAGATGGAGCTTAATTCCCTTCTTCAAAACAACCCTCCTTGAGGTTACGGTTGGAATACCCGAAAAGGAAGGGGAATTCCAGAAGGAGTTTGAGGAGAAGATAAGAGTTTATGAAGAGCTTGAAAAACTCAAGAGCACATTGAGTGAGGTTATGAAGACCGTCCGCACCCAGGATGAGGAAAGGGAAGCCCAGCGTACAAACGTAAATGAAGGCTTGTCTATGAGAGCACAACGTGTCCTGTCCCGTATGGTTTATAGGGGTGTTAGAAAGGACATAGCCAGAAGGCTTGTTGAGGAAGCCTGTGGCTACGACATAGAGCTTGGAAAACTTGACTTCAAAGAGGATATATATCCGTCCTTGATTGAGAGCCTTCGCAAGAACATAGTTATTGAAGGGGAAAAGATCTTTAACAGCACTCCTCGTATTATGGTCCTGATAGGACCTACCGGTGTTGGTAAGACTACTACCATAGCCAAGCTTTCATATCTGTTCAAGAGGGCTGGTAAACGTCCCGGAGTTATAACGCTGGACAGTTATAGAGTGGGTGCCGTTGAACAGCTTAGAGCCTTCATAAACATAATGGAGTTACCCTTCAGGGTGGCGGATACACCGGAGGAGTTTCTTAAATCTTTGAACGATATGGAGAACAGAGACCTTATACTCGTTGACACCGCCGGTAGAAGCCAGCACGATAAACTCAGGTTAAACGAGCTGAAGCTGTTTCTTGAGAGTACGGAGACCCAGATATACCTTACCCTTAGCGCTAACCTGTCCGAGCTTGTTATGTATGAGGTGATAATGCAGTTCGGTATGTTTCCCATAAGAGGTTTGATATTCTCAAAGCTTGATGAAACCTCCTATCCTGGAAATGTAATAAACGTTGCTTACAGAACAAAGCTACCTATACTCTGCTTTACAACAGGTCAAACAGTACCCGATGACATAGTCATGGCTGATTACGAAGTTCTGGCCAAATTAATGTTAGAGGAGAAACATGAGCTTGAATCAGCAGGCAACTCACCTGAGGCATAG
- a CDS encoding sensor histidine kinase, with protein sequence MKRKLLIGLALLLIFIGINVAFINNLKNLPYANYYILLLAINIDLLALVVVTSIVLRKLIKVYLGRRRNILRRKLANILFLYLFIPLLLLNVVSIVVVLQSTKTYLSSKTRALSASAERVYKNLYESELSRIERFKSISYALLRANQFDELNRIKEIESIIRVPKCDFDVSEGEFNYTLCIKLDDAGYKVVVSKDLSLIRDVSEFGELALDVRAFVKTRDIITGIFVFFIVLVSLITLLATVWLSMLVARHISEPIERLSDKAMRIARGNLDVEVTEEKTGDEIEELSRAFIKMKGNLKRIYEELRRERDLLGRLLDTLPVGVLFVSSKGEMRSNSTFVELFGKDIDIEETLKRIREDKNFRLEHIKGIDGDIYLVEDISSIVLAERFKTWQEAVKRIAHEIKNPLTPIKLNLERLNKYAQRGDFSDEKFVELTKLILKEIDRISELINQFKHLSPSRELKLEEVSLKNLLLDVQKLYASAGINIKVNGEKRVKGDVALLKEVFYNLINNSLEWGADEITINIREDSLDYIDNGKGIPQEETENVFIPYYSSNPKGMGLGLAVVKKVIEDHGWSIRTLPSEKGAHFLIEFKSRN encoded by the coding sequence GTGAAGCGTAAACTTTTAATAGGGCTAGCCCTACTCTTAATCTTTATTGGTATAAACGTAGCCTTTATAAACAACCTTAAAAATCTTCCCTACGCTAACTATTACATACTCCTCCTCGCCATAAACATTGACCTGCTTGCCCTGGTAGTGGTTACGTCCATAGTCCTGAGAAAGCTGATAAAGGTTTACCTAGGCAGAAGGAGAAACATACTCAGGAGGAAGCTCGCAAACATACTGTTTCTCTATCTTTTCATCCCATTGCTGTTGCTGAACGTTGTTTCTATCGTTGTTGTTTTACAGTCAACCAAGACTTACCTCAGCTCAAAAACCAGGGCACTCTCTGCCTCTGCAGAAAGGGTGTACAAGAACCTCTATGAGTCTGAGCTCAGCAGGATAGAGAGGTTTAAAAGCATATCCTACGCACTGCTCCGCGCAAACCAGTTTGATGAGCTGAACAGGATTAAGGAGATTGAGAGTATAATCCGTGTACCCAAGTGTGATTTTGATGTCTCCGAGGGGGAGTTCAACTATACGTTGTGTATAAAGTTGGACGATGCAGGATACAAGGTAGTTGTCAGCAAAGACCTAAGTCTCATAAGGGATGTATCCGAATTTGGTGAACTGGCTCTTGATGTGAGGGCTTTTGTAAAGACGAGGGACATAATAACAGGAATATTTGTTTTCTTCATAGTTCTCGTCTCCCTGATTACCCTGCTTGCCACCGTCTGGTTAAGTATGCTCGTTGCAAGGCACATAAGCGAGCCTATAGAGCGGCTATCAGACAAAGCAATGAGAATCGCAAGGGGAAATCTTGACGTGGAAGTTACCGAAGAAAAAACAGGAGACGAAATAGAAGAACTCTCAAGGGCGTTCATAAAGATGAAAGGCAACCTGAAGAGGATATATGAAGAGCTGAGAAGGGAAAGAGATTTGCTTGGAAGGCTCCTTGATACTTTGCCTGTCGGCGTGCTTTTTGTGAGCTCCAAGGGTGAGATGCGTTCAAACAGTACCTTTGTGGAATTGTTCGGAAAGGATATAGACATTGAAGAAACCCTCAAGAGGATAAGAGAAGACAAGAACTTTAGACTGGAGCATATAAAGGGCATAGATGGAGATATATATCTGGTGGAGGATATAAGTTCCATAGTTTTGGCAGAGAGATTCAAGACATGGCAGGAAGCGGTAAAGAGGATAGCCCACGAGATAAAAAACCCTCTCACACCTATAAAATTGAATCTTGAAAGGCTGAACAAGTATGCCCAGAGAGGTGATTTCAGCGATGAGAAATTCGTAGAGCTTACAAAGCTTATATTGAAGGAGATAGACCGCATAAGCGAACTTATAAACCAGTTTAAACACTTAAGTCCTTCACGGGAGTTGAAACTTGAGGAGGTAAGTCTTAAGAACCTGCTCCTGGACGTCCAAAAACTCTATGCTTCGGCAGGCATAAACATAAAGGTGAACGGTGAGAAGAGGGTTAAAGGGGACGTAGCTCTTTTAAAGGAAGTCTTTTACAACCTTATAAACAACAGTCTGGAATGGGGTGCCGATGAGATAACTATCAACATAAGAGAGGATAGCTTAGACTATATTGATAACGGAAAGGGTATTCCGCAGGAAGAGACAGAGAACGTATTTATACCTTACTACTCAAGCAATCCAAAAGGTATGGGGTTGGGTTTAGCGGTGGTAAAGAAGGTTATTGAAGACCACGGATGGAGCATTAGAACTTTACCCTCAGAAAAAGGTGCTCACTTTCTAATAGAGTTCAAGTCAAGAAACTGA